GCCTACATCGAACTCATCCGCGGCTCACCGCTTCTGGTGCAGATATTTCTCTGGTACTTCGTGGTCGGCACGGTCATCAACAGCATGCTGTCCCAATACGGGATCGGGCAAGTCCCCCCGCTCTGGTTCGGCGTCATGGCCCTGGCAATCTTCACCGGCGCCTACACCGCCGAGATCGTGCGTGCGGGCATCCAGTCCGTGCACCGCGGCCAGATGGAGGCCGCACGCTCGCTCGGGATGACCTACAACAAGGCCATGCGCAAGGTCATCCTGCCCCAGGCGTTCCGCCGCATCCTGCCCCCGCTGGCCGGACAGTTCATCAGCCTGGTCAAGGACTCCTCCCTCCTCGGCGTCATCTCCATCCGCGAACTGACCAAGGCTTCCCGAGAGGTTGTGTCTTCGTCCCTGCAGCCCTTTGAAATCTGGATCGTGTGCGCCATCCTGTACCTGGTCCTGACCTTTACCCTGTCCATGTTCGTGCAGTATCTCGAACGCAAGGCCATCTAGAGGATTTATGCACAAACCACCCATCATCGACGTTCAAAGCATCGACAAGTTCTTCTACACCCCTGAGCGCCTGCAGGCCCTGAACCGCGTGTCCTGCACCGTGGCGCAGGGAGAGGTCGTGGTCATCATCGGGCCGTCCGGCTCCGGAAAATCAACCTTCCTGCGCTGCCTGAATCGCCTGGAATACGCCGATACCGGACACATCATCATCGACGGCGTGGACATTCTCGATCCCAAATGCGATATCAACGCCATTCGCGCCGAAGTGGGCATGGTCTTCCAGTCCTTCAACCTCTTCCCTCACAAGACGGTGCTGGACAATCTGACCATGGCCCAGATGTCGGTGCGCGGGCGTTCGAAAAAAGAGGCCGAGGCCAAGGGCATGGCGCTCCTGGAAAAGGTCGGCATCGCCGAAAAGTTCGCGGCCCGGCCCGAACAACTCTCCGGCGGCCAGCAGCAGCGCGTGGCCATTGCCAGATCCCTGGCCATGGACCCGAAGATCATGCTCTTCGACGAACCCACCTCCGCGCTTGATCCGGAAATGGTCGGCGAGGTTCTGGACGTCATGAAGAACCTGGCCCGAGAAGGAATGACCATGGTCGTCGTCACCCACGAAATGGGTTTCGCGCGCGAGGTCGCGGACCGGGTCCTGTTCATGGACAAAGGCGAAATTCTGGAACAAGGCGCGCCCGAGCACTTTTTCACCGCGCCAACCCTGGAACGGACCAAGGAGTTTTTGGGGCAAATTCTCTGATCAGACAACGACAACCGAGGAAGGAGCGAGATGAGCAAGGCGCTACAGCATCAATTGGCCAAGACCATCAAGGAACAGGGCGACATGGCCCGGGATATGGCCATTGCGGAACTCAAAGACCTGAAGAAAGACCTTCTGGAACTGGAAAAAGCCCTGACCACCAAGAAGACCCCCGACCAGGGTCTGCTCATGGACATTTCCCACGGCGCCTTCGAACTCTTCCGCACAGCCTCCATCGTCCTGGAAACAGACAACCTGCAGGATCAGCTCCAGCACGCTGCCGAAGCTGGCAAGGATTTGGAATACCTCGAGAAAAAGGGAGCCATCCTGCTCACCAAACCCGAAGGCTGGCACTGGTTCACGCCCAAGGGCGAAATGCTCTTCCTGGCCGCGCCGAACGAGACAAGGCTGGCCGCCCAGAAACTGCAGGAACGCATCACCCGCAAAACACCCGCCAAACCAGCCCCCAAGCCCCAGGCACCCCCCAAAGCCCCGCCCATTTCGGCGGAAGAATGATCTTGGCTCAAACGATAGAATGCCCGCCGGACCGAATGGTTCGAGCGGGCTTTTCATTTTTGGAGGCTGGCAATCGGATAGTGCCCACCCATTCTTTCAATGATACGTGACCGAGCTTCTTGGTGAAGTATCGCCTTTAGCCTATGAAGCTAAGCAATTTAGAATTCATTCGGGTGAAATCGGCAAAGATCGTTTGACTTAGCACGAATAGCATTGGAAGGATACGAATGTTTTTTGCCGAGGAAAAGTGTGCTCATTGTTCCCGTTTCGCCGCCGACAAACGTAGCCACAAACCAAGACGCCTGTGGAGTTTGCAAAATGAACGAACAGGAAGACCGCTGGTTGTCGATAACCGAGATCTGCAAGCATCTCGGAGTCAGCAATGACACCGTCTACAAATGGATCGACAAGCATGACATGCCCGCCCATCGACTGGGCCGCCTCTGGAAGTTCAAGAAAAGCCAAGTGGATGCCTGGGTTGAATCCGGCGCTGCGGCAGAGTCAAAGCCGAGGAAGGAGGCGGAAAAACAATGAGCTACAATGAGCAGGAAACCCGCTTTTTCCTGATCGACCCCGTGCTGCGTGACAAGGGATACACCGATCACCAGCGGATCAAAATGGAAACGCCCGCCCCAGTGGAACCGACTGGCCCTAAAGGGCGTCGGCGCAAAGGCCCGGGACGGACGGATTACCTACTCTGCGTGCAGGTGGGCGACCTGCCAAAGCCTTTGCCCGTCGGCGTGCTGGAAGCCAAGAAGGAGAGCGAAGATCCGCTCAAGGGTATGCAGCAGGCCAAGGGTTATGCAGACTGCCAGCGCTTCGAGGTAAAATACGTCTTCTCCACCAACGGTCATCGCTACGGAGAATTCGATTTCTTCACCAATCTTCAAGCTGGCCTGTTTCCCTTTGCCGATTTTCCAACTCATCCGGATCTGACCGCCCGCTATGCACGGGATACGGGCATCGACATCACCCGCCCCGAAATGGCCATGCTTTTTCAGGCCGACAGTCCGGCCTGGTCGCTGACCCGTTACTATCAGGACGCCGCCATCCGCGCCGCCTTCGAGAAGATCATACTCTGCCGCCAACAGGGCCAACCGGCGCGGGTGCTGCTGACGCTGGCCACCGGATCGGGCAAGACCATCATCGCCACCAATCTGCTCTGGCGTCTGGGCCAGGCCGGGCAGTTGCCCAAACCCGCGCTCTTTCTCTGCGACCGTGACGAATTGCGTGAACAGGCCTACGACAAACTGTCCGCCGCTTTCGGCAGCAACGCCCGCATCGTCAAATCCGAAAAGGGCGGCAACGCCGCCGTCAATGCCCGCATCCACATCGCCACCTACCAGACCCTGGGGCTGGACGACGAGGACGAGGGCTTTGCCAGCTTTCTTTCCCAGCACTACGGCGAAGACGCCTTCAGCGTCATCATTATCGATGAATGCCACCGCTCCGCCTGGGGCAAGTGGTCCGAGGTACTCAGGCGCAACCCGAACGCCATCCACATCGGCCTGACCGCCACGCCGCGCAAATTGCAGGAGTCCACGCAGGCCACGGCCGAGGATAAAGAGATCACCGCCAACAATCACAAATACTTCGGTGAGCCCGTCTACGAGTACACGCTGATCCAGGCCCAGGAAGACGGGTACCTGGCCGCGTGTGAGATCGTCAAACGCAAGGCTGACATCGATAAACGCAAGTTTACCAAGGCCGAAATCCTCGCCGCGGGCGTCAAGGACATTCGCACCGGCAAGCCGCTGACCGAGGCCGACCTGACCAAGGACGAGTACACCGGCAAGGACTTTGACGACGAGCTGTTCATCGAACTGCGTACTCCCGCCATGTGTCAGGACCTGTTCGGCCTGCTCTGTCAAAACGGCGGGCCGGAGCAGAAGGTGATCATCTTCTGCAACCGCGAAATCCACGCCGACCGCGTGGTCATGCATATGAACAATCTCTACGCCCGGTGGTGCAAGGACAAGGGGCAGACACCGAAGGACCACTATGCCTTCAAATGCATGGGTGGACCGAACAATGGCGCGGACATGATCGAACCCATGCGCGGATCGGGCGAGCGCGCCTTCATCGCCTGCACTGTCGATCTGCTGGAAGCGGGCGTCGATATCGAACGCCTCAATGCCGTGGTCTTTTTCCGCTATCTGCAATCGCCCATCAAGTTCTACCAGATGGTCGGGCGCGGCACCCGCATCCACGAAGAAACGCAGAAATACAAATTCTGGCTCTACGATTATACGGATGTCACCAATCTCTTCGGCACCGAGTTCATCACCAAGCCGCCGCGTCCCCGAGGTGGTGGAGGGGATGACGGTGGCGGCGACGGACCAGAGCCGCCTCTGCCACCCGAACCGCCAACTGTGGCGGAGATCGGCGGCCACTATGTGACCGTGACACCCCAGGGACGCTTCATCCTCACCAGTCGCAACGGTCGCGACACGCCGATTCCGGTGGACGAATACCGGCGCGAGGTGATCCACCGCGTGCTGCACGAAGCCCACAACCTCCACGAGTTCCGGCAACTCTGGATCGAAACCCGGAAGCGCCACAGTCTGATCAACCACCTCCTGGGCGATAACTTCAGCCCCGAGGTAATCCGCGAGATCGACCAGATGACGGACTTTGACCTTTACGATTTCTTCGGCCACCACGGCTACCACGCCCGCGCCTTGCGCCGCACCGAGCGCGGCGACCTCTATGTCAGCGGCAATGCGGGATGGTTTGAAACCATGGACAGCAAGGCCGCCACCGTGCTCAAGGGTCTTGGCCGCCAGTTCGCCCTTGGCGGCACCGAAGCCCTGGAAACTCCGGTTCTGTGGGATGTGCCGGAGATCAAGCTGGCAGGCGGGCTGGACGCGCTGAGAAAGGTCGGCAAGCCGGTTGATGTGATGCATGAGGCCAAGGGGAGGTTGTTTGGGGTATGAATGTGCGTGCTGTACCTATTGGAAAAATTGCGCGCGTTCAATCTGGATACGCTTTCAAGAGCGATCAGTTCACTAATTCAGGAATACGACTTCTTCGCAATGCCAATATCTTGCCTGGGCGCATTTATTGGGACGATCTTGCTTGTATTGATGAGAATAGATGGGAAGAATTTGAGAACTATCAGCTTATAGTTGGCGATGTATTACTGAGCCTTGATCGTCCAATCATATCGTCAGGCATCAAGGTAGCGCGTATTTTTGAAAGCGATATCCCCGCTTTATTGGTCCAGCGCGTTGGGCGGTTCATTTTGGATGAGTCGTCGATTGATGCAGAATACCTTTATGCTTTTCTGCAAAGCCCAAAGTTTATTTTTTCAGTCTCGGGCCACGAACAGAGTCTTGGGGTGCCTCACATATCTCCTGCTCAGATCGAATCAATTGAAATACCTCTCCCCCGAATCGAAAAACAACGCCAAATCGCCGCCCGCCTGAAGGCCCAACTGGCCGAAGTGGACAAGGCCCGTCAGGCAGTGGATGCGCAGTTGCGGGATGCCCAACGGCTTTATGCGGCTATATTGGATAAAAATTTTTCGAGCGACTCTTGCAAGACTTGGCCAAAAATCGATCTTGGAGAGGCGGGAGACGTTGCTGCTGGGATTACACTTGGCCGCAAAACAAACGGCAAGACAACGCGGCCGATTCCTTATTTACGTGTTGCCAACGTTAAAGATGGTCATCTCGATCTTTCAGATGTAAGTACTATCGATGCGACAGAAGCTGAAATTGAACGACTTCTCCTGAAACCAGGAGATATTCTCCTCACAGAAGGTGGCGATCCGGATAAGCTTGGTCGTGGCACGTTCTGGAATGACGAATTGAAGGAATGTATTCATCAAAACCACATATTTCGAGTGCGATTTCCGGCAACATCCTATATCCCTGAATTCATTGCTGCTCAAATTAGTTCAAAATACGGAAAGGATTATTTTTTTACAAATGCAAAGAAGACAACCGGAATCGCGACCATCAATCAAAAAGTGTTGAAAAGCTTTCCTGTGTTATCGCCGACAATTGAGATCCAGCAATCAGTAATGAATAAGCTCAAGAGCCAACTTGATGAAGCCGGAAGGATAATTCAATTAGCTACTGAACAATTTGCCGACATCAACCTCCTGCCCCAGAAGATCCTGGCCCAGGCCTTTGGAGATGCACGGCCATGAGCGAGATCATCATCTACGAAGACCCGGACGCTCCCAACCCGGTTCAGGTGACTCTGGAAGGCGACACCGTCTGGCTGACCCAGGCGCAGATGGCGGAGTTGTTTGGCCGGGAACGCTCGGTCATTACCAAGCATGTTCGCAACGTGTTCCGGGATGGTGAACTCAATCAGGAGGCAGTTCGTGCATTTTTTGCACATACTGCGGCCGACGGAAAAACCTATCAAACCGAGCATTATAATCTGGATGTCATTATTTCGGTTGGCTATCGGGTCAAATCCTCGCGCGGCGTGCGATTCCGGCAATGGGCCACATCGGTTCTAAAAGACCATCTTCTCAGGGGCTATACCCTGAATCGACAGCGTCTGGCCGAACGCGGCGTGGAAGAAGCTCGGGCCGCGCTGGACCTGTTGGCCCGCACCCTGACCACCAACAGGCTGGTTTCCGACACCGGTCAGGCCGTGGTGGCCCTGATTTCCGGCTACGCCAGGACCTGGCGTCTTCTGCTGCAATACGACGAGGACAGTCTGGCCCTGCCCGAAGGCTGCCGACCCGCTCAGGGCGTGCTGAACTATGACCTCGCCTCGTCCACCATTGCTGGCCTGAAAGCCGATCTGGCCGGACGGGGCGAGGCCTCGTCCTTGTTCGGTCTGGAGCGCGGTGATGCCTTAGCCGCCATTCTCGGCAACATCGAACAGACCATGTTCGACGAGCCTCTGTACGCCAGTCGCGAACTCAAGGCCGCGCACCTGTTGTATTTCATCATCAAGGATCATCCTTTTGCTGACGGCAACAAGCGCATCGCGTCCCTGCTCTTTCTCCTGTACCTGCACCAGGAAAACATGGTCCGTGGCATTGGGGACGCAGCCCTGACCGCCCTGACCCTGCTGGTGGCCGAAAGCCAGCCGGCCAACAAGGACTTGCTCATCCGCCTCATCGTCAACCTGATCACGGAATCCTGATTCATGGTACGCCCCAAAAAAAGCACCAAACAGCCCAAGACCATCGCCTCTACCCAGTCACTCTCAAGCTTTGTCAAATCGATCTGCGACATCATGCGCCGTTCCAACTGCGCCAGCGCCCTGCAGTATGTGCCGGAGCTGACCTGGATACTTTTTCTGCGCATTCTCGACGCTCAGGAAGTGAAGGCCCGCGAAGAGGCCGAGGCCGTGGGGGCGGAATTCACTCCGGCTCTTGCCAGTCCCTACCGCTGGCAGGACTGGGCCGCGCCCTATTCCGCCAAGGATGACCACCCAAAAACCGACGACGGAAAGCCGTTCGGGTGGAAACGACAGGAACTGTTCGCCGCCGGCGACGGCAGGCTGTTCGACTTCATCAACAAGGATCTGCTGCCGCACCTGCACGGACTGGACATCGATGTCCGCACCGGTCTTCCCAACCCTGCGGCCTCGCGCAAGCAGCGCATCATCGGCCGCATCATGACGGCGGTAGAGCGGGTGCGGGTCGACAGCGAAACCAACCTGCGCGATATTCTCGACAAGGTGCACGAGATCCACATTGATCATGTGGACGACACCCATTTCTTCACGTTGTCGCAAGTCTATGAAGACCTGCTCCTGAAAATGGGCGAGAAAAACTCGGACGGCGGCCAGTTCTTCACCCCGCGTGAAGTGATCCGCGCCATGGTCCATACGGTCGATCCACAGCCGGGCAAGACCGTCTACGATCCCGGTTGCGGCACGGGCGGGTTCCTGGCTGTCGCCTACGAGCACATCATCCGCAATTTGGGGCCGAGCCCGGCCAGCACAGATATCGACACCCTGAAGCACGACACGTTTTTTGGGCGGGAAAAGGAGAATCTGGTTTTTCCCATTGCCCTGGCCAATCTGGTATTGCACGGCATCAATCAGCCCAATCTCTGGCACGGCAACACCTTGACCGGCCGCGCCACCTATGCCGCGCTTTTCGAGCAGGCTCCAAAATTCTTCGACTACATCCTCACCAACCCGCCCTTCGGCGGCAAGGAAGGCAAGGACGCCCAGAAGCATTTCGCCTTCGAGACCAGCTCCACCCAGGTGCTGTTCGTGCAGGACATATTGAGCGAACTGGCCCCGAACGGCACCTGCGCCATCGTCCTCGACGAGGGCCTTCTGTTCCGCACCAACGAAAGCGCCTTTGTCGATACCAAGCGCAAGCTGGTGGACGAATGCGATCTCTGGGCCATCGTCAGCCTGCCCGGCGGGGTGTTCTCAACCGCCGGAGCGGGTGTGAAAACCAATCTGCTCTTCTTCACCAAGGGACGAAAGACCGAGAAAATCTGGTATTACGACCTGTCAAACGTCAAAGTTGGCAAAAAGACACCGCTCACCCTGGCTCATTTCGGCTTCGACAAGGACGGCTCGGTTCTGGGCGATGAAGGGCTCCCGGCAAACCTTGTGGTCGAGTGGAAAGAAAACGAGGAAGGCGCAGGCAGTCCCTTCCCGACGTACGCCCGCCTGTTGCCCCACCGTGGCACGCCGAAAGCCGAGAGCCGCTATTCCTGGACCATTGATTTCGCCGCCCGCCGCGCCAAGGCGCGGGAAGAGATGCAGCCACTGCTTGATGGAGCGGCCGAAATAAAGGCGGCTGTGGTGGATCTCAAAGAACAGCTCAAACGGCTGAAAAAAGAGAAGGCTGATTCGGATGAACTGAACGCATTGTACGGCCAAATCCGTGAGAAAGAAAAGGCTGCCAAGGATCTGGAAACCAAGGCCGCCGACATCGACGCCGCCGTGTTCGACCTGAAGGCGGTCAATCCGAACGCCGTGACCAGAGTGGACGACCGCACGCCGCAAGAAATCATTGCAAACATTGAACGACAGGGACGCATAGTTGCCGAGTCGCTGGCCAGGCTGGCGACGCTGATGGCGGCAGAGTGAGATGGGACTGGGCTCATTCTAGAAGAGAAGAATATCGTGTTAAGCATTGAACAACAGCGTGTTTATGAATGGTTGAACGATGATCTCAACCTTCCAGTCTTTGCTGCAGCCTATAAGGGATCCGTAATTCTTTTAAAACAAAAGAATGAAGGATATGTATCATTTGTAGCACACACAGGAAGAGATATCATGAATCGACTTGCTTCTACTGTTTGCAGCATGAAGTCAGAACAGGTGCAATACAAGCAGCATATCGATAAAATTCAAAGTGAGTGGCTAGACGAATGGAGCAGCAGTGATAAAATTTCTTCAGATGATATCAATAATGGGCATTTAATTCCAGTTAAGATATGTAAAATAATTTCGAAATTGATTGATGAACATAAGTCTGGCCGAATAAGAAGTTCTGAAGCAGATGGTCTTTTCTTTAGCACATTTCTTGATTATTCCGACAAAGATAAAATTCCTAGAAATTTTCTTTCGGAATGGAAGGAAGCAAAAGAGTGGTTTTTGAGCCACGCTCATCTTCGCGAAGCGCCCTTTCGGGGAGAGATAGATGCTGAGTTGATTAGACATTTTAAATGCTTGGATAGTTATCTGCGGATAGCTGCTCATAGCCAATATAATAGATTGAGGGAATTAGATGAAATCTTGGACGCCACCAACCTTTGAGATGGTAGAGAAAGTGCTGGCGTCCGTAAAAAAAGAAACGGATCGGCAGTATTTTTTTTCTAGATTGCGTAATCCTCTGTGGGTAGAACCATTACGCGAGCGGGGTTACTTCAATAGCCCTCCAGGAATGAAGCGTCTTCCTGATGGATATGTGCAATATCCTCATTGGCCTGAGATGACATATTTGGTGTACATTGCAGATGATGCGCCAGATCAAGTGATTCAGATAGTTCAATCTCTTCCAAAATCAGACAATCCGCGAGTTTATGAGAATATTCTTGATATAGCTCTTAAGATAAATAGCGCAGATTCAGCTAAGTTGCTCCGGAAAATTATTGAATATCTTGAACTTAATCATCAATTACATACTCGTCGCTTTTCTGCGCTACTTCAACATTGGACAAATCTTGGACTCTTTTATGAAGCTTTTGAGATAGCTAAGAAACTCATTCGGTTTCGAGAAGATCCCAGAAAGCGAGATAAAGAGCAGATCCGCAAGAAGACCCCAAATGCTCCTGGATCAATACTTGATCCCGCCCCTCGTTTTCATCAGGGAGAATATCTGGAAATCCTTGAAAAAGGTGTTCGTCCCTTGGCCGAGAGTAAGCCCCTTCAGGTTGCTGGTATGTTGATTGACGCAGTTGCAGGCATGATCCAAATGGGAACGCATTTGGATGATTTTGAAAAAGGGAAGGATGAAGATTTTTCGGAAATCTGGTGTCGACGGTTGGATAAACCAAATCGTGATCATGAGGATGTGAAGGAAATTCTGGTGCAGGCGATGGTCTATGCCTGTGAGCAAGTCTATGATCACGCCCCGGAATCCATCGCAGCTTTGGACAAGGTGCTACGAAACCAACGTTGGAAGATTTTCAAGAGGCTTCGCCAGCACCTTTACGCATTACACCCAAATGACCAGACCTTGCCGTGGATACGTGAATTGATTCTAGCGTACAATCACTATTCTAACGGCAAATACAGCTATGAACTTCAATTAATGATTCGTCGTGCCAGTGAACGGTTTGGACATAGTTTGCTAAGTGAAGACATAAGTTCTGATATTTTCGCCACAATCCTAGAGGGTCCTTCAAAAGAAGAATTCCAAAAATGGATGGGCGAGAACTATAGTGAAGAGGCATTTCAGCAGCGCCAACGCCATTTCCACCGCGTGCAGCTTCGCCCTTTTGCAGCTTTGTTGAGAGGAAAAATCCGGCAATATTTCGAGGAACTCGATAGCATAGAAGGGGCAAAAGTCATTACAGACGACAGTTATGCGCCCTATGGCGAGATGGTCGTTGGTTCTGTTAGCTATCGTAGCCCAAAGTCCATTGAGGAGCTTGAAAGTTTCGCGAATGAGGGTCTTTTGACTTATCTCAACGATTGGGCCGAGGAGAATAGAGAGCACCAAGAAAAGAACAATTGGTTAGTAGAGACTAATTTCTCAGCACTTGCAGGCGTTTTTCAAACTTTCTTCAAAGAAAAGATTTCGCGTGATGAAGCACGTCTGACCTATTGGTTGACAAACCGCGACAAAATTGAACGGCCGATCTATGTCGCCGCGATACTCAAGGCCATGCTTGAGCTCATCAAGGAAAAGGATTTTGACAACCTAGACAGATGGTTGGAATTTTGTACATGGGTTTTGTCACATCCAGACTCAATGCGAATGGACGGTCAACCTGAGCCGCAGGACGAATCACGCGATCATCCAGACTGGGGAAGCTCACGCCGGGCCGTGGTTGATTTCATCGACGCATGTGTAAACAAGGATACGGAAGCGCCTATTTCAGCAAGGGATGGTCTTGTAAAATTACTTCGGCAAGCGTGTAGTCAGTTTGACTGGCGACTTGATCAAGACCGCCCCGTGCTGCTCAACCGGGATGATCCAATTACCGAGGCCATTAATAATACTCGCAGCAGGGCGCTTGAATCTCTCATTAATTTCGGATTCTGGGTTCGCCGCCAACTGCCCGAAGATCCCGTTATTGAAGTGACATCCATACTTGCAAGCCGGATTGCAGAAGATACAGAATGCCCGTTAAGGCGACCCGAGAGAGCGTTGCTTGGATTGCACTTTGGCAGATTGTGCTTTCTCAGTAATGACTGGTCTATTGAACAAAAACACGCGATTTTCCCTCAAGAACAATGGGATGTTTGGCGTGATGCGTTCGGAAATTTCATTCTGTACAATAGTCCGTTTAAGGCGACATATGAAGTCTTACGGAGTGATTTCGAATTCGCTCTTGAGAATCTGGACCGATTGGCGTCCGCTGAGGACGACGGTAAAGAAGTCGTCGATAGGATCGGCCAACATCTTTTTACCTATTACCTTTGGGAAGTCTTCCCGCTTACCGGGGCGGATAGCTTGTTGGAACGTTATTACAGTAAAACCAATGGTGATCGACAGCGCTGGGCGCAACTTTTTGACCATGTTGGACGTTCACTGAACAACAGTGGAAAACGCTTGGACAAGGAACTGACCGACCGCGCGGTTGCCTATTTTGATTGGCGTTTAGAAGCAGCCGAACCGCAAGAACTTCAGGAATTCACCTTTTGGCTGGAAGCGGAATGTCTGGACCCGGAATGGCGATTGCGCTCTTTTTCGAAAGTCCTTTCTGTTGTAAAGGAAAAGGATGAAGGACATTACATGGAAGTAGAAACCTTATCTAAGATGCTTCAAGATCACCTTGCATTAGTCGCCGAGTGTTTCGCGAAAATTACGGACGTGATGGACCGAGACAAACATCTCTTCGTTTCAGAAGACGAGGCCAAACCTATTCTCAAGGCTGGCTTGAAAGCTCAAGACCCTAAGACCCGTGAAAATGCAGAACGCGCCAGGGAAAATCTTTTGCGCCTCGGTCGATTTGATTTTCTGAATTTGGAGTGAGTGCAAGAATATTGGTTTTTCGTCGTTTGATTTGGAATTCATGAAGCCACCACGAGCTGAATCGGGCTACCTAAAAAGCGGATCGAAGCTGCTACTCTCAAACTCACACAGACAGTTGGCTAAAGAAACACCCTGTAGTCCACCTTCAGCACTTCAGCCAGCCGTCTGGCCCTCTCCTTGCCGATGGCGCGCCGGTTGTTCTCCATCTCGGAAATATGCCGACGCGCAATCCCCGAGGCCTCGGCAAGCTGTTCCTGGGTCATGTCTTCCTTATAACGGGCACCTTTCAGTAATGCACCAACCGTACTGTCAGGAAAGACCTCTTCCAACGTGAAAAGCTCGTCGCCCTCGGCGCTGACCTCGCGCACCTGCTCCCCGGTCCTGTTCAGGAGGTCCGCGATGACCTTGCTGATCCGCAGGGCATCTTTGGACGGAACGCGCAGACAAATATCAGTCAGTCCCTCAGTATGGGGCTTTCTCATGAGTTCCAACATAGCGCACCTCCACAATTTGAATGCTCTTTTCGGATTCCTTCCAGACCGCGACGTAGCGCGGCTTACCCTTGTTCAGGTGGCAGTGATGAAAGCCGGGCATCCCTTGAAGTTTGCCGTAATGATACCAGTTTCCCCGAACTGGCCCGGATGACCGAATCTCCAGCATGAGCACGTTCAGCGCGGTTTGAACCCGAGCGGGCAATTGTTCCGCCTGCTTTTTAGCTTTGCCAGTAACAAGGACAATCCATGCCATATATGTACCTTATTTAGGTGCAAACAAACACGAGGTCAAGGTGATTTAACGCAGTCCTCTTGCCAAACTTGGCCGCGCCTGTATTTCCACCTCAGAGCGGACTGGGATGAAGACTATCCGGCCATCGTTGACAGAACAATGGAGGACGCTACTGATCTTTCCCCAAAATCTCCCTATTTTTGACATGGCTCAAAGCGGCCTTATCCAGAAGCCCCTAGACAGGACTCACGCAACAAACAGCGGAGGAACGCATGAAAAGAAAAATCATTGAAATAGACGAAGAAAAGTGCACGGGCTGCGGCCAGTGCGTGACTGGATGCGCCGAGGGCGCTTTGGCCATCATCGACGGCAAGGCCAAGATCGTGAGGGATATGTTTTGTGACGGGCTCGGGGCCTGCATCGGGCATTGCCCCGAGGACGCCCTGCACATCATCGAGCGCGAAGCCGACGATTTCGACGAGGAAGCGGCCATGGAGCATGTGCGCAAAATAGGCGGCGTCGAGGCCCTGGTTCACGGAGCGGGCCACGGCGGCTGCCCATCGGCCCAGGTTTCGACCCGCGCGGCCGGTCATGGCGGCTGCCCTTCCGCCGGCATGATGCGCATGACCCCGTGCGAGCAGGCCAA
This DNA window, taken from Desulfomicrobium sp. ZS1, encodes the following:
- a CDS encoding N-6 DNA methylase — translated: MVRPKKSTKQPKTIASTQSLSSFVKSICDIMRRSNCASALQYVPELTWILFLRILDAQEVKAREEAEAVGAEFTPALASPYRWQDWAAPYSAKDDHPKTDDGKPFGWKRQELFAAGDGRLFDFINKDLLPHLHGLDIDVRTGLPNPAASRKQRIIGRIMTAVERVRVDSETNLRDILDKVHEIHIDHVDDTHFFTLSQVYEDLLLKMGEKNSDGGQFFTPREVIRAMVHTVDPQPGKTVYDPGCGTGGFLAVAYEHIIRNLGPSPASTDIDTLKHDTFFGREKENLVFPIALANLVLHGINQPNLWHGNTLTGRATYAALFEQAPKFFDYILTNPPFGGKEGKDAQKHFAFETSSTQVLFVQDILSELAPNGTCAIVLDEGLLFRTNESAFVDTKRKLVDECDLWAIVSLPGGVFSTAGAGVKTNLLFFTKGRKTEKIWYYDLSNVKVGKKTPLTLAHFGFDKDGSVLGDEGLPANLVVEWKENEEGAGSPFPTYARLLPHRGTPKAESRYSWTIDFAARRAKAREEMQPLLDGAAEIKAAVVDLKEQLKRLKKEKADSDELNALYGQIREKEKAAKDLETKAADIDAAVFDLKAVNPNAVTRVDDRTPQEIIANIERQGRIVAESLARLATLMAAE
- a CDS encoding restriction endonuclease subunit S; protein product: MNVRAVPIGKIARVQSGYAFKSDQFTNSGIRLLRNANILPGRIYWDDLACIDENRWEEFENYQLIVGDVLLSLDRPIISSGIKVARIFESDIPALLVQRVGRFILDESSIDAEYLYAFLQSPKFIFSVSGHEQSLGVPHISPAQIESIEIPLPRIEKQRQIAARLKAQLAEVDKARQAVDAQLRDAQRLYAAILDKNFSSDSCKTWPKIDLGEAGDVAAGITLGRKTNGKTTRPIPYLRVANVKDGHLDLSDVSTIDATEAEIERLLLKPGDILLTEGGDPDKLGRGTFWNDELKECIHQNHIFRVRFPATSYIPEFIAAQISSKYGKDYFFTNAKKTTGIATINQKVLKSFPVLSPTIEIQQSVMNKLKSQLDEAGRIIQLATEQFADINLLPQKILAQAFGDARP
- a CDS encoding cytotoxic translational repressor of toxin-antitoxin stability system — its product is MAWIVLVTGKAKKQAEQLPARVQTALNVLMLEIRSSGPVRGNWYHYGKLQGMPGFHHCHLNKGKPRYVAVWKESEKSIQIVEVRYVGTHEKAPY
- a CDS encoding helix-turn-helix transcriptional regulator; the encoded protein is MLELMRKPHTEGLTDICLRVPSKDALRISKVIADLLNRTGEQVREVSAEGDELFTLEEVFPDSTVGALLKGARYKEDMTQEQLAEASGIARRHISEMENNRRAIGKERARRLAEVLKVDYRVFL
- the rhuM gene encoding virulence protein RhuM/Fic/DOC family protein encodes the protein MSEIIIYEDPDAPNPVQVTLEGDTVWLTQAQMAELFGRERSVITKHVRNVFRDGELNQEAVRAFFAHTAADGKTYQTEHYNLDVIISVGYRVKSSRGVRFRQWATSVLKDHLLRGYTLNRQRLAERGVEEARAALDLLARTLTTNRLVSDTGQAVVALISGYARTWRLLLQYDEDSLALPEGCRPAQGVLNYDLASSTIAGLKADLAGRGEASSLFGLERGDALAAILGNIEQTMFDEPLYASRELKAAHLLYFIIKDHPFADGNKRIASLLFLLYLHQENMVRGIGDAALTALTLLVAESQPANKDLLIRLIVNLITES